One window of the Pseudokineococcus lusitanus genome contains the following:
- the tal gene encoding transaldolase: MTTPSSSATHPLAQLGDEGVSVWLDDLSRELLGSGELQRLVEDRGVVGVTSNPTIFASALAKGDAYADQTRELAAAGTSVDEVVFQLTTEDVRRACDLFAPVYERTGHLDGRVSLEVEPGLAHDTEGTVSAARAIWAAVDRPNLMVKIPATVEGLPAITTAISEGISVNVTLIFSLDRYRAVMNAYLTGLEQAREAGRDLSQIASVASFFVSRVDTDIDPRLEAIGTDEALALRGKAGLANARLAYAAYEEVFSTPRWQVLADAGARPQRPLWASTGVKNPDYPDTLYVTELVAPGTVNTMPGATMDKTYDHGVVHGDTVTGTAAASSAVLDDLERLGVSYTEVVEGLETEGLKKFSDSWTELLQTVSDEMARLSASDDDAEAQK; this comes from the coding sequence ATGACCACCCCCAGCAGCAGCGCCACCCACCCCCTCGCCCAGCTCGGCGACGAGGGCGTCTCCGTCTGGCTCGACGACCTGTCCCGCGAGCTCCTCGGCTCCGGCGAGCTCCAGCGGCTGGTCGAGGACCGCGGCGTCGTCGGCGTCACGAGCAACCCGACGATCTTCGCCAGCGCGCTCGCCAAGGGCGACGCCTACGCCGACCAGACCCGCGAGCTCGCGGCCGCCGGCACCTCCGTCGACGAGGTCGTCTTCCAGCTGACGACCGAGGACGTCCGCCGCGCCTGCGACCTCTTCGCCCCCGTCTACGAGCGCACGGGCCACCTCGACGGCCGCGTCTCGCTCGAGGTCGAGCCGGGCCTCGCGCACGACACCGAGGGCACCGTCTCCGCGGCGCGCGCCATCTGGGCCGCCGTCGACCGCCCCAACCTCATGGTCAAGATCCCCGCGACGGTCGAGGGCCTGCCGGCCATCACGACGGCGATCTCCGAGGGCATCAGCGTCAACGTCACGCTGATCTTCAGCCTCGACCGCTACCGCGCCGTCATGAACGCCTACCTCACCGGGCTGGAGCAGGCCCGCGAGGCCGGCCGCGACCTCTCGCAGATCGCCTCGGTGGCGTCCTTCTTCGTCAGCCGGGTCGACACCGACATCGACCCGCGGCTCGAGGCCATCGGCACGGACGAGGCCTTGGCGCTGCGCGGCAAGGCCGGCCTGGCCAACGCCCGTCTCGCCTACGCCGCGTACGAGGAGGTCTTCTCGACGCCGCGCTGGCAGGTCCTCGCCGACGCCGGCGCCCGCCCGCAGCGCCCGCTCTGGGCGTCGACCGGCGTGAAGAACCCCGACTACCCCGACACCCTCTACGTCACCGAGCTCGTCGCCCCTGGCACCGTCAACACGATGCCGGGCGCCACGATGGACAAGACGTACGACCACGGCGTCGTGCACGGCGACACCGTCACCGGCACGGCCGCCGCGTCGTCCGCGGTCCTCGACGACCTCGAGCGGCTCGGCGTCTCCTACACGGAGGTCGTCGAGGGGCTCGAGACCGAGGGCCTCAAGAAGTTCTCCGACAGCTGGACCGAGCTGCTGCAGACGGTCTCCGACGAGATGGCGCGCCTGTCGGCGTCCGACGACGACGCCGAGGCGCAGAAGTGA
- the tkt gene encoding transketolase: MDIETTPQAFTWTDADRRAVDTVRVLAADAVQKVGNGHPGTAMSLAPAAYLLFQKVMRHDPSDSHWHGRDRFVLSAGHSSLTLYIQLFLAGYDVSLEDLQQLRTWGSKTPGHPEFRHTDGVEITTGPLGQGLASSVGMAMAARRERHLLDPDAAPGESPFDHTVYVIASDGDVQEGVTAEASSLAGHQELGNLVVIYDDNKISIEDDTDIAFSEDVLGRYEAYGWHTQHVDWTASGEYTEDVEALHAAITAARAETGRPSIIKLTTIIAWPAPTKQGTGGSHGSALGDEEIRATKEILGFDPDRTFQVDDEVLGVTRTLSERSREVRAAWDERYEAWRTAAPERAELLDRISERRLPEGWTDALPAFPAGKAVATREASGSVLSALAPVLPELWGGSADLAGSNNTTMDGERSFVPASRGTKKFPGDEGGRTLHFGIREHAMGSILNGITLHGGTRAYGGTFLVFSDYMRGAVRLAAVMSVPTIYVWTHDSIGLGEDGPTHQPVEHLAALRAIPGLDVVRPADANETSWAWRTIIENTKNPAGIVLTRQKVPTFERGEGAASGATFASAAGTARGAYVLAEADGLGEGEQPDVVLVGTGSEVQLAVEAREALAAEGVRARVVSMPCREWFDEQDDAYRDEVLPPSVRARVSVEAAVAMGWRDVVGDAGRTVSLEHFGASADYERLYREFGITADAVAQAARDSIAAARGGDTPGGRGTSPSEGGTGDR, from the coding sequence ATGGACATCGAGACGACGCCGCAGGCGTTCACCTGGACCGACGCGGACCGCAGGGCGGTCGACACCGTCCGCGTGCTGGCCGCGGACGCGGTGCAGAAGGTCGGCAACGGCCACCCCGGGACGGCGATGAGCCTCGCCCCGGCGGCGTACCTCCTCTTCCAGAAGGTCATGCGCCACGACCCGTCGGACTCGCACTGGCACGGCCGCGACCGCTTCGTGCTGTCCGCCGGCCACTCGAGCCTGACCCTCTACATCCAGCTCTTCCTCGCGGGCTACGACGTCTCGCTCGAGGACCTGCAGCAGCTGCGCACCTGGGGCTCGAAGACCCCGGGGCACCCCGAGTTCCGCCACACCGACGGCGTCGAGATCACGACGGGCCCGCTCGGCCAGGGCCTCGCCAGCTCGGTCGGCATGGCCATGGCCGCCCGCCGCGAGCGCCACCTGCTCGACCCCGACGCGGCGCCCGGCGAGAGCCCCTTCGACCACACGGTCTACGTCATCGCCTCCGACGGCGACGTGCAGGAGGGCGTGACGGCCGAGGCGTCGTCGCTCGCCGGCCACCAGGAGCTCGGCAACCTCGTCGTCATCTACGACGACAACAAGATCTCCATCGAGGACGACACGGACATCGCCTTCAGCGAGGACGTGCTCGGGAGGTACGAGGCGTACGGCTGGCACACCCAGCACGTCGACTGGACCGCCTCGGGCGAGTACACCGAGGACGTCGAGGCGCTGCACGCCGCGATCACCGCCGCGCGCGCCGAGACGGGCCGCCCCTCCATCATCAAGCTGACGACGATCATCGCGTGGCCCGCCCCCACCAAGCAGGGCACCGGCGGCTCGCACGGCTCGGCCCTCGGCGACGAGGAGATCCGCGCCACCAAGGAGATCCTCGGCTTCGACCCGGACCGGACCTTCCAGGTCGACGACGAGGTCCTCGGCGTCACCCGCACCCTCTCCGAGCGCTCGCGCGAGGTCCGTGCGGCCTGGGACGAGCGCTACGAGGCGTGGCGCACGGCCGCCCCCGAGCGGGCCGAGCTCCTCGACCGCATCTCCGAGCGCCGCCTGCCCGAGGGCTGGACCGACGCGCTGCCCGCCTTCCCGGCCGGCAAGGCCGTCGCCACCCGCGAGGCGTCCGGCTCGGTGCTGTCCGCGCTCGCCCCGGTCCTCCCCGAGCTGTGGGGCGGCTCGGCCGACCTGGCCGGCTCCAACAACACGACGATGGACGGCGAGCGCTCCTTCGTGCCCGCGAGCCGCGGCACGAAGAAGTTCCCGGGCGACGAGGGCGGCCGCACGCTGCACTTCGGCATCCGCGAGCACGCCATGGGGTCGATCCTCAACGGCATCACGCTGCACGGCGGCACCCGCGCCTACGGCGGCACCTTCCTCGTCTTCTCCGACTACATGCGCGGTGCCGTCCGGCTCGCCGCCGTCATGTCCGTCCCGACCATCTACGTCTGGACGCACGACTCCATCGGCCTCGGCGAGGACGGCCCCACCCACCAGCCGGTCGAGCACCTCGCCGCGCTGCGGGCCATCCCGGGCCTCGACGTCGTCCGCCCGGCCGACGCCAACGAGACCTCGTGGGCGTGGCGCACGATCATCGAGAACACGAAGAACCCGGCCGGCATCGTCCTCACGCGCCAGAAGGTCCCCACCTTCGAGCGCGGCGAGGGCGCGGCCTCGGGCGCGACCTTCGCGTCGGCGGCGGGGACGGCGCGCGGCGCCTACGTCCTCGCGGAGGCCGACGGCCTCGGCGAGGGCGAGCAGCCCGACGTCGTCCTCGTCGGCACGGGCTCCGAGGTCCAGCTGGCCGTCGAGGCGCGAGAGGCGCTGGCGGCCGAGGGCGTGCGCGCCCGCGTCGTCTCCATGCCGTGCCGCGAGTGGTTCGACGAGCAGGACGACGCCTACCGCGACGAGGTCCTGCCGCCGTCCGTCCGGGCCCGCGTCTCCGTCGAGGCGGCCGTGGCCATGGGCTGGCGCGACGTCGTCGGCGACGCCGGCCGCACCGTCTCCCTCGAGCACTTCGGGGCGTCCGCCGACTACGAGCGGCTCTACCGCGAGTTCGGCATCACGGCCGACGCCGTCGCGCAGGCGGCCCGCGACTCGATCGCCGCCGCGCGCGGCGGCGACACCCCCGGCGGCCGCGGCACCTCGCCCAGCGAGGGCGGCACAGGCGACCGCTGA
- a CDS encoding heme o synthase, with protein MAFVALTKPRIIELLLITTVPTMFLAAGGFPPLALVLATLVGGALAAGSANTLNCYVDRDIDAKMDRTRERPLVTGEVTPREALVFGVGLGVVATAWLALLVNVLSAVLALAAIAFYLFVYTLGLKRRTSQNIVWGGAAGCMPVLIGWSAVTGSLGWTPLVLFGVIFLWTPPHYWPLSMRYARDYSSVDVPMLGAVERPGLVARRITAYSWAMVACSLLLVPVAGTGPVYTLGAVVLGAWFLVEVHGLRRRAARADSSSEPVATAGAMRVFHVSISYLTLLFVAVGVDPFVPWW; from the coding sequence ATGGCGTTCGTCGCGCTGACGAAGCCGCGCATCATCGAGCTCCTGCTCATCACGACCGTGCCGACGATGTTCCTCGCCGCGGGGGGCTTCCCGCCGCTCGCGCTCGTCCTCGCCACGCTCGTGGGAGGGGCCCTGGCGGCCGGCAGCGCCAACACGCTCAACTGCTACGTCGACCGCGACATCGACGCCAAGATGGACCGCACCCGCGAGCGCCCGCTGGTGACCGGCGAGGTGACCCCCCGCGAGGCCCTCGTCTTCGGCGTCGGCCTGGGCGTCGTCGCCACCGCCTGGCTCGCGCTGCTCGTCAACGTGCTCTCGGCCGTCCTCGCCCTCGCGGCGATCGCCTTCTACCTCTTCGTCTACACCCTCGGGCTCAAGCGCCGGACGTCGCAGAACATCGTCTGGGGCGGCGCCGCCGGCTGCATGCCTGTCCTCATCGGCTGGTCGGCCGTGACCGGCTCGCTGGGGTGGACGCCGCTCGTCCTCTTCGGCGTCATCTTCCTCTGGACGCCCCCGCACTACTGGCCGCTGTCGATGCGGTACGCCCGCGACTACAGCTCCGTCGACGTGCCGATGCTCGGCGCCGTCGAGCGCCCGGGCCTCGTCGCCCGGCGGATCACCGCCTACTCGTGGGCGATGGTGGCCTGCTCGCTCCTGCTCGTGCCCGTGGCCGGCACGGGCCCCGTCTACACGCTCGGGGCCGTCGTGCTCGGCGCCTGGTTCCTCGTCGAGGTCCACGGCCTGCGCCGCCGTGCCGCCCGCGCGGACTCCTCGTCGGAGCCGGTCGCCACGGCGGGGGCGATGCGCGTGTTCCACGTCTCGATCTCCTACCTCACCCTCCTCTTCGTCGCCGTCGGCGTGGACCCCTTCGTCCCCTGGTGGTGA
- a CDS encoding AMIN-like domain-containing (lipo)protein — protein sequence MCADRDREVVTRAPAGVEDRGMVENSSPAPARRAGSRAARAAAAGLAAAALLLVAGCGDEVTAGPASSPSVVTPSDAPSPSASPSPAPSPSAPSPSPEPSTEPEPEPSATDGPADETPAPGGGGEVPQEATTEQQESSGTGGALSVVEVRTARHEGFDRVVVELAAGPDAPADAAPGWFSRYTDEAVQETSLEPLDVDGEVYLDLFVRGLGYPFDTGVEELVGSTPGSGTSFVEEVYVGGVFEGQAQVVVGLSEEVPYTVSRLSDPPRVVVDLYG from the coding sequence ATGTGCGCAGATCGTGACCGCGAGGTGGTCACCCGCGCCCCCGCGGGCGTCGAAGATCGGGGCATGGTCGAGAACTCCTCCCCCGCACCGGCGCGCCGCGCCGGGAGCCGCGCCGCCCGGGCCGCCGCCGCCGGTCTCGCGGCCGCCGCCCTGCTCCTCGTCGCCGGATGCGGCGACGAGGTCACGGCCGGCCCCGCCTCCTCCCCCTCCGTCGTCACCCCGTCCGACGCGCCGTCCCCCTCGGCGTCGCCGAGCCCGGCGCCGTCCCCCTCCGCCCCGTCGCCCTCCCCGGAGCCGTCGACGGAGCCGGAGCCGGAGCCGTCCGCGACGGACGGCCCCGCGGACGAGACGCCCGCCCCCGGCGGCGGCGGCGAGGTGCCGCAGGAGGCCACGACGGAGCAGCAGGAGTCCTCCGGCACCGGGGGGGCGCTGTCCGTCGTGGAGGTCCGCACCGCGCGCCACGAGGGCTTCGACCGTGTCGTCGTCGAGCTCGCCGCCGGGCCCGACGCCCCCGCGGACGCCGCGCCGGGCTGGTTCTCCCGGTACACCGACGAGGCCGTCCAGGAGACGTCGCTGGAGCCGCTCGACGTCGACGGCGAGGTCTACCTCGACCTCTTCGTGCGCGGCCTCGGCTACCCCTTCGACACCGGCGTCGAGGAGCTCGTCGGCTCGACCCCCGGCTCCGGGACGTCCTTCGTCGAGGAGGTCTACGTCGGCGGGGTCTTCGAGGGCCAGGCGCAGGTCGTCGTGGGCCTGTCCGAGGAGGTCCCGTACACGGTGAGCCGCCTCAGCGACCCGCCCCGGGTCGTCGTCGACCTCTACGGCTGA
- a CDS encoding COX15/CtaA family protein: MTSSPPLATAGRPAGTGPARSAAPRWVVVPLVVNLVAQVGIVVTGGAVRLTGSGLGCPTWPHCVAGSYTPVYNPEMGLHDDIEFANRLLTFVVGLAAVTALVVVARLVLTDRRPATLLPLGAAPLVGVVLQAAIGGVTVLTQLHPATVAVHFLVSMGLVAASTALLLRVREGADGPRRPLVAPAARRLAGVLVGLVALVLALGTVVTGSGPHSGDAEHPARLGFDTAVVSRVHGDAVVVLVLVLVALLVVLARTGAPARARRRGLVVLGVVLGQGVVGWVQYLTGLPELLVGLHMLGAALLVVATTAFVLGLRERLPEDAAAGLPPAAVGADAR; encoded by the coding sequence GTGACCAGCTCTCCCCCGCTCGCGACGGCGGGTCGCCCCGCCGGCACCGGCCCGGCCCGGTCGGCCGCCCCGCGCTGGGTCGTCGTCCCGCTCGTGGTGAACCTCGTCGCCCAGGTGGGCATCGTCGTCACCGGCGGCGCCGTCCGGCTGACGGGCTCGGGGCTGGGCTGCCCCACCTGGCCGCACTGCGTCGCCGGCTCCTACACGCCGGTCTACAACCCGGAGATGGGCCTCCACGACGACATCGAGTTCGCCAACCGGCTGCTCACCTTCGTCGTCGGCCTGGCGGCCGTGACGGCCCTCGTCGTCGTCGCCCGGCTCGTGCTCACCGACCGGCGGCCGGCCACGCTGCTGCCGCTCGGCGCCGCCCCGCTCGTCGGTGTCGTGCTGCAGGCGGCCATCGGCGGCGTCACGGTGCTCACGCAGCTCCACCCGGCCACCGTGGCCGTCCACTTCCTCGTCTCCATGGGGCTCGTCGCCGCCTCCACCGCCCTGCTGCTGCGCGTGCGCGAGGGGGCCGACGGCCCGCGGCGCCCCCTCGTCGCGCCCGCCGCCCGCCGCCTGGCCGGCGTGCTCGTGGGGCTCGTCGCCCTCGTCCTCGCGCTCGGCACCGTGGTCACCGGGTCCGGGCCGCACTCGGGCGACGCCGAGCACCCCGCCCGCCTCGGCTTCGACACCGCCGTCGTCTCGCGGGTCCACGGCGACGCCGTCGTCGTCCTCGTGCTCGTGCTCGTGGCGCTGCTCGTCGTCCTGGCGCGCACGGGGGCGCCCGCCCGGGCGCGCCGCCGCGGCCTCGTCGTCCTCGGCGTCGTGCTCGGCCAGGGGGTCGTCGGCTGGGTCCAGTACCTGACGGGCCTGCCCGAGCTCCTCGTGGGCCTCCACATGCTCGGCGCGGCCCTGCTCGTCGTCGCGACGACGGCGTTCGTCCTGGGGCTGCGCGAGCGGCTGCCGGAGGACGCCGCCGCCGGGCTCCCGCCCGCGGCCGTGGGTGCCGACGCGCGCTGA
- a CDS encoding ABC transporter permease has protein sequence MTAPAPAPAPAPAPPVARVLAQARWEAGTMLRNAEQVLLTLVLPALVLVGLSRTEIVDLGLAPGERPVDVVAPGVLALAVLSTAFTGQAIATGFDRRSGVLRLLATTPLGRGGLLAGRVLGVLAVEAVQVVLLGGVALAVGWRPDPVGLLPGALLVLVATAALTALALLLAGTLRAEAVLAVANLVWAALLVGGGVVVPADVLPGAWGVLVHVLPSGALGEGLRQASLDGSLDLAALGVLLAWAVVATLAARRWFRWD, from the coding sequence ATGACCGCCCCCGCCCCGGCGCCCGCGCCCGCCCCGGCCCCGCCGGTCGCCCGGGTGCTCGCGCAGGCCCGCTGGGAGGCGGGGACGATGCTCCGCAACGCCGAGCAGGTCCTGCTGACGCTCGTCCTGCCCGCGCTGGTCCTCGTCGGCCTGTCGCGCACCGAGATCGTCGACCTGGGCCTGGCCCCCGGCGAGCGCCCGGTCGACGTCGTCGCCCCCGGCGTCCTCGCCCTGGCCGTCCTCTCGACGGCCTTCACGGGCCAGGCCATCGCCACGGGCTTCGACCGCCGCAGCGGCGTGCTGCGGCTGCTGGCGACGACGCCGCTCGGCCGCGGCGGCCTGCTGGCCGGGCGCGTGCTCGGGGTCCTCGCCGTCGAGGCGGTCCAGGTGGTCCTCCTCGGCGGCGTGGCGCTGGCGGTCGGCTGGCGCCCCGACCCGGTCGGCCTGCTGCCGGGCGCGCTGCTCGTCCTCGTGGCCACGGCCGCGCTGACGGCGCTGGCGCTGCTCCTGGCCGGCACGCTGCGCGCGGAGGCGGTCCTCGCCGTGGCCAACCTCGTGTGGGCCGCGCTCCTCGTCGGCGGGGGCGTCGTCGTGCCCGCCGACGTCCTCCCCGGCGCGTGGGGCGTGCTCGTCCACGTGCTGCCGTCGGGGGCCCTCGGCGAGGGCCTGCGGCAGGCGTCCCTCGACGGGTCGCTGGACCTGGCGGCCCTCGGCGTCCTGCTCGCCTGGGCGGTCGTCGCCACGCTGGCGGCGCGCCGCTGGTTCCGCTGGGACTGA
- a CDS encoding ABC transporter ATP-binding protein: protein MGGPPDGSPSAGAALRVRGLVKRYAGGSRALAVDGLDLDVEPGGITALLGPNGAGKTTTVECCLGLRRPDAGRVEVLGREMPGAGEDPQHRAAVGAMLQDGGLPTSARPLRLLRHLARLHAAPRDVDELADRLGLHAAARTPVRRLSGGQRQRLALAAALVGRPRLLFLDEPTAGMDPAARLVVQDLVREVVAGGTGVLLTTHDLDEAERLATSVVIVDGGRALAAGPPQVLVARSAASLRFTAGAGMDLDPLRRALSEDVVVSEPTPGSYVVSGVVDPQVVAGVTSWCAARGVMPDALVVGRPSLEEVFLDLTGRSLR, encoded by the coding sequence GTGGGTGGTCCTCCGGACGGCTCCCCGTCCGCCGGGGCCGCGCTGCGCGTGCGCGGGCTCGTCAAGCGCTACGCCGGCGGCAGCCGTGCCCTCGCCGTGGACGGCCTCGACCTCGACGTGGAGCCGGGCGGCATCACCGCGCTCCTCGGTCCCAACGGCGCCGGCAAGACGACGACCGTCGAGTGCTGCCTCGGGCTGCGCCGCCCGGACGCCGGTCGCGTCGAGGTCCTCGGCCGGGAGATGCCCGGCGCCGGGGAGGACCCGCAGCACCGCGCCGCCGTCGGGGCGATGCTGCAGGACGGCGGCCTGCCCACCTCCGCCCGGCCGCTGCGGCTGCTGCGCCACCTCGCACGGCTGCACGCCGCCCCGCGGGACGTCGACGAGCTCGCCGACCGGCTCGGGCTCCACGCCGCCGCCCGCACGCCCGTCCGGCGGCTGTCCGGCGGGCAGCGGCAGCGCCTCGCGCTGGCGGCGGCCCTCGTCGGCCGGCCCCGGCTCCTCTTCCTCGACGAGCCGACCGCGGGCATGGACCCGGCGGCGCGCCTCGTCGTCCAGGACCTCGTCCGCGAGGTCGTCGCCGGGGGCACCGGCGTGCTGCTGACGACCCACGACCTCGACGAGGCCGAGCGCCTCGCCACGTCCGTCGTCATCGTCGACGGGGGCAGGGCCCTCGCCGCGGGACCGCCGCAGGTCCTCGTCGCCCGGTCCGCGGCGTCCCTGCGCTTCACCGCCGGGGCGGGCATGGACCTCGACCCGCTGCGCCGGGCGCTGTCGGAGGACGTCGTCGTCAGCGAGCCGACGCCCGGCAGCTACGTCGTCTCGGGGGTCGTCGACCCGCAGGTCGTGGCGGGCGTGACCTCGTGGTGCGCCGCCCGGGGGGTGATGCCGGACGCGCTCGTCGTCGGGCGCCCCAGCCTCGAGGAGGTATTCCTCGACCTCACCGGACGGAGCCTGCGATGA